In Scyliorhinus canicula chromosome 3, sScyCan1.1, whole genome shotgun sequence, the DNA window attcattttttccaattaaggggcaatttaacgtggccaatccagctatcctgcacatttttgggttgtgggggccagacccacgcaaacacggggagaatgttcaaactctacacagacagtgacccagggccaggatcgaatctgggaccttgatgtcgtgaggcagcagtgctaaccactgtgccactgggctGCCCCCCTTGACTAACTCTTGCACTCTAATGGTGCCTTGGATAAGCCACAACCTCCTTCAAAGATTTATAAGACTAACTATTTGACACCCACCACAAACGACCTACAAGTTGAACCAGTTTGTTTGCTATCTTGGCATCCTATTTACGCACAGCTTGAGCTTCTGGCCCGATTTTCCTGCCATCTGATCCTCTATAATGTGAGTCACATCACTCTTTGCCGTGTCACATCTGCTCCTATAACTCTTATCCATGCCTTGGTCATCTGTCCTCCAATCTTCCACAAACTTCAGCTTAACCAAAAGTTCTGTCCCCCATATCCTAATCTGCACCAAGTCTGGTCTGCTCACACTGAATCAcagaacagtgcagaagagacccttcggcccatcgagtctgcactaatgcATGAATGGCACCTGGTCTGCCTACCTAATTCCATTCGCCAGCACTGGGCCCATAGCCttaaatgttatgacgtgccaagtgctcatccaagttccttttaaggatgtgaggcaaaccgcatctactaccctcccaggcagtgtattccagactgtcaccaccctctgggtaaaaaagttttccctcaaatcccccctaaacctcctgtccctcaccttgaacttgtgtcccctcataaccgaACCTTCAATTGAGGGGAACAGCTGCCCCCTATctgccctgtccatgcccctcataatcttgtacatctcgatCAAATCGCCCATCAGTCTGATCTGCTCCAGCGAAAagaatccaagcctatccaacctctcttcataacttaaatgtcccatcccaggcaacatcctggtgaatcgccccTGCACCCTCCAGTGCAATGACATCCttgctataatgtggtgaccagaattacacacagtactcctgctgtggccttaccaaagttctatacaatcaAACATAACCTACCTGCTTTGTAACGTATGCctcgactgataaaggcaagtggcccatatgcctttttcaccaccctattaacctgcccttcagctttcagagatctatagacaaacacaccaaggtccctttgttcctcggaacttccctgtctcaggccattcattgaatacttcctggtcacattactccttccgaAATGTATCACATCACACtttccagggttaaattccatctattTCTTTTCTGTTCACTGACCTACTTCTGGTCCACGAGCCTCCTTGTTAATTTTCATTCTCGTTTTTCAATCCTTTCATGGCATTGCCCTTCCCTATTTCAATAATTTCCTCCTGCCCTAAAACCATTGAGTGTTCCTCCATCTCTGGCCTTTTGTGGATCCCCAAATACCTTCAGCCCAGTGTCAGATGTCACACCTTCAGAAATCTCGGCCATATTCTGTAAACACCCCCCCTAAATCTGTCTTTCCACCGCACTCTCATTCTTTAAGGCTCTTCTAAAACTATCACTTTGGCTTTTTTGTTAATCCTGCTAAAGCGCCTGACCAGCCATTTATTTTTGTATGATTATATTTCTATGACAAACCTTTGGACTTCTGTTTTTACATTAAAGGTGCCATAAAAATGCAAATCATTGCTGCAAGTCACATTGACACATTTGATACGATAAGGAAATAGGCTTTATATCAGGTAATGTACAGTGATTGTTAAGGTACAGCTACCTTACTTTAAATTCAcaaaatgtaaattgtgaattaaACACAGGCTGAAGTCAGTTAATTTGAGATTGGTAGGTATTTATCAATTTTGAATTCCAACTCATGAATGTCACCCTTTTAAGATAGTTTTTCATCAAAAGCGAGTTTGACATGTTGTCTGACAAAACAAAATGTCTGGTGGATACTGCACATACATTTTTGAGAGAAACATTTGCAGACAAAAAGTAAGaacatggttgttggaggtcaatcatctcagctccaggacatcactgcggcAGGTACTGAGGGCAGTGAtttaggcccaaccaccttcagctgtttcaatCATCTTCCCTCTATCAAAAGTTCAGGAGTGGGAATGTCCACTGTTTATTGTATTAGGACCCCTGGGCTGGTGcgcggtcaattctagccccaaatgacctggagttgcaacacaattgaaattaacaagtAATGTTAattaacaagggcagcacggtagcattgtgaatagcacaattgcttcacagctccagggtcccaggttcgattccggcttgggtcactgtctgtgcggagtctgcacatcctccccgtgtgtgcgtgggtttcctccgggtgctccggtttcctcccacagtccaaagatgtgcaggttaggtggattggtcatgataaattgcccttagtgtccaaaattgcccttagtgttgggtggggttactgggttatggggatagggtggaggtgttgaccttgggtagggtgctcgttccaagagccagtgcagactcgatgggccgaatggcctccttctgcactgtaaattctatgataatctatgataattcttagaaaatacccaaagtctctggCCTTTGGCTGCCCGATAACTatggtcaccaggtttgtaaatttaagcaCAACTAcctttttattaataataatgataattaactatgcagcaaatacaactggttaactattatctaatactAAACCCACTACAGACATACAAGTCAGAAAAACACAGCGGGGGAAGAGGGGtacaacttttgagttcctcacttcctctgctcgacttaaaggtaggTGGCCATTAAatgcatggatcaaaatgataaccgcaaagtaaaagaaaaaggaaataaggaaaccaacaggaagggcccttccaATTGCATAAGTTACAATAATTTAGTTCTATTTGTAACTCTTCCAATAATTAAgatttggacaacattcaggcttgagaTGATAAGTGACACTTAacttaacatttgtgccacagaagTGTCAGGTAATGACGATTTCTAACAAGAGAATCGAACCACTAGTCATGCACCCCCAACATTCAACAAGATTAGCATTGCTGAATCCTCAGTTCTCCAGCATCAAGATCCTGGGGGGcgcaccattgaccagaaccttaACTGGAGCAGTCACATAAACACTGTGACTGCTAGAGCAGTTTGAAGCTCACAATTCaaactcggcttgggtcactgtctgtgtggagtctgcacgttctccccatgtctgcgtctgTTTCCTCCggacactccggtttcctcccacaattcccgaaagacgtgcttgttggtgaattggacattctgaaatctccctcagtgtgcctgaacaggtgccgttatgtggcaactaggggattttcgcactaacttcattgcagtgttgatgtaaacctacatgcgacgctaataaagattattatattataatggAATGCAGGAGCTGcagatgtaccatctacaagatacactgcagcaattcaccaaggcttcttcgacaGAACTTTCCCAATCCATGTTTTACACTGCTGAGAAGCATAAGGGCACCaggaacatgggaacaccatcaactTGAAGTCTCCTCAAATCatatgccatcctgacttggaaatatgtccctgctccttcctcattgccaaCTCAGAACCCTTAgcaactccctttctaacagctcTGCAGGTGAACTTACACCACGTGGGATTGCAATAATTCAAGGCGccgctcactaccaccttcaaaAGCAATTAGCTGTGAGCAACTAGTGTTTGACaacaatgcccatatcccatgaaagaataaaaacactACACTAAGATAATTTTGATAGTAAATTGCAACAGAAGACTATAAATTATTTATCTCAGAACATAGCgtttcccagccccgggtcactgtccatgtggaatttgcacattctccctgtgtctgcgtgggtctcatccccacaacccaaagatgtgcagggtagatggattggccacactaaactgctcctcaattggaaaaaaaataatcgggtactttaaatttattttttttaaaataaagattttgCTGCATCATTAATTTGTGTGCAGTCTCTGCATCACCCCGAGTTAAAGCTTATTTTGAAAAATATCACAACAAATGAGTCACATTAAAAAGTCCTTGTGACTTTAACCAAAATAAATAGCACTGTAATGCGTTACACTAAGTTAACATGCCAACAAGGTAACTACCAGCATGCAACATGTACTATGTTGCAGTGGTAATTCCCAAATCAGAAAACCTGAGAAATATGCTCCATAAGATTCCATGGTATGCACCTATGCAAATCATGAAAACAAAAGGCTTGGATATCACTGGTGCTCTACATCAAGGGAAAACTTTACTATGAAGACAACTGTTATGAAGAAAGTGGTGGTAAATTCATACCCGCATTTCTTTAAGGTCATGAAAGTTATTTCCCACTCTGACAGAGACCTTGCTTGGAGTGTAGCTTTCATCAGATTTGTAGTCTGCATAAATACACAAGGTTTTCACAGTTGTTTTCCgtctataaaaaaaaaacaagttaatCGCAGTAACTGAGGCATGGGAAATACATGGCATGGCTGTAAACTGAAACCtattaaaataaaaatatatgtacCATAACTTCATGTGAAAATTTCTAGTATCTGCTAGAGAGTGATTGAATGTGTGGGGCCTCGAGGCAAATCTGAAGCCTGTCCTCAATCAAACAACCACACACTTATACTTCCCACCAGGATTGAGAAAGCAATCCAGAGTAGAAGCCTGGCCAAATCCACATCCCCACCACAACATCCACCATTCTgcaacccctcccacacacacacacccacacaacctCCACCCACTTAGCCTAAGCCACAGTAGACAACTGTAAGTAGCATCCTTGATGCCACTTTGACTGGGATCAGTCAATTCAGCACAAAATGGACATTCAAATATTGGACCGGTATGATTTATGTGGTACAATTTCACCAGGAGGCACTTCCCACTAAGACACTGGAAGAACCGTACTCTTTTTTTAATAGCCCCTCCATTTCTACAGGTATATATTATGAAATATATCACTTGATTAGATACaaactcttccctctctctcaccttcacatggtcacTTACACTTTCAAATAAAATCTAATTCAAGGTTTCTGTGCCCTCCCCATCCCAAAAAGGCCAGTCAAATAAACACCAATTTATGGCACATCCACTTGTCTGACTTTCTACATAGGTAGAATTGAACATTCCTTATACTAGCTACAACTGAATGAAGGTAATGTATGTGTCGATTACCATTTTGGGGACTGCATTTATCTACATGGATAAGTATTTGAAAAGATTAGAAACATTATTGTTGTGCTGTAAAATTTTAGAAACTGGGTGGTCCACCGTAATTTCCTGTACCCAATGCATTGCAAAACCAGACACAAATAATGAATGATATTGCTGACTTTATGAGTTTCTTAACTAGCAGTCAATCATGGAAAACTTTCGTAATGTAAACTGACACTTTGAAAACTGCCAAAATATATATATTGCAACTACATTGCTACAAAGGAAAATTTAGGCTATATCATTTAGTGCTTTAATATATATACATGAATATTCACAGAATaacagattttttttgtttttaaacagtgcaggaggcagccatttggcccattgagtctacgagcattctacctagttccactctcctgccttatccctgtaaccgtgCACATTCCTATTGTTACAATCTTAGTGTTCTTTTAAAGTTTGGGCTTTCTACATGTGGTTCTCTCCATCAGATTGGTTGCTCATGCTTATGAGCATATCTTACTCTTCGAAAAATGTAAAATACTAAAATTAGCCCAACACCAGTTTAATGAGCGAGccaaacgaaaacagaaaatgatggaaacactcagcaggccaTGCATCTCtttggtgagagaaacagagttaacattcagGTTGACAAGCAGAAATGTTAAAtgcatttctctccacagatgctacatgacttactgaatatttccagcatttatgtTTTTAGTGCAGCGCAACTTCCCTGGTTTGTACTTGACTTCGACTTATTGAGCCCATGAGCAAGTTCTCCTTATATATCTTGAAAACGGCAATGGAAGCATACCGTAACCTTCTGAAATTCAATTAATACAACACTAGCATGTGTAATCTAAACCGTGGGAGTCCaggtataattctggtaaatctacagTGCATTTCTTTCACAGCCAATATTCAATATTTCCTTCCTAAAGCAGAATTGAATGCTGGACCAACGCTCGGAGGGTTGGAGGAAAAAGGAAAGAATGCTGGGCTGCCGTGTGAGGGCTGAGGGGTCCTGCATGGAACTTGCAGCCTACTGAATATGCTTCTATACGCATGTGAAAAGGAAGAGATTTGCAAAAGTAAACAAAGGCACATTAggaatgtttcatagaatttacagtgcagaaggaggccattcagcccatcgagtctgcaccggcttttggaaagagcaccctacccaaggtcaacaactccaccctatccccataacccagtaaccccacccaacagtaagggcaattttggactctatgggcaatttatcatggccaatccacctaacctgcacatctttggactgtgggaggaaaccggagcacccggaggaaacccacgcacacacggggaggatgtgcagactctgcacagacagtgacccaagccggaatcgaacctgggaccctggagctgtgaagcgattgtgctatccacaatgttaccgtgctgccctttagggaCACGATAAAGTATAATTTAGaagaagaaaattgtacaaacatTAAGCAAATACTTTGTTTCGGTCTTAACATGATAAAGTGCAAAGCAACTCTGACAATACTGGAAAACCAAGGGTCTAGTGAGAATTAGGAACATAAATATGTTAGTATTGGCAAAACGGTACTGAATAAATTAATGTGACTAAAAGTTGCCAAGTGTCCTGGACCTGGTGGCCTGCCTCCAAAGCTTTTTAAAAAGcttgagaaggaaaaaaaatgttttgaatgAGAGGATTGTTTTATGATCAGAGATTAAGGTGAGGCCTTTATTCCACagaatttagaagaacgagaaGTCATGTaattgaaacatagaacattcatGAGGGTTTTCGCAGGTAAACCCTGAGAGGATGCTTAGTCTGGTTGGGAAATCTCAATCTGGGTGTCaaaatctcagaataaggggtcccAATTTAGATCTCAGATAAAGGAGAAATATTTATTACATAAAAGGGTGCaagatctttggaattttctaccccacaaggttgtggatgctccgttattgaatgtattcaaggctgagGCAGACAGGTCTTTGGTCACTCAGGGTATCAAGGAACATGAGGAAAAGTAGACTTCTGGGAGAAGCAAGCTTCTACAATTAGCAATATAATAAtgaacagataatctgtttttagtgatgctgATTGAAGGATAACATTGGCTAGGACACTAGGGATAATtctcctgttcttcttcaaaatagtgtcatgagatttttaaaatatatctgAGGGGGCAGATAGAGAGCATCGATCTAGCAACTCATCTAAAATTCTGAATTGTTGACAGGAGTGTCAGCCGAgacttttgtgctcaagtctctggggtGGGACTGgaattcacaaccttctgactcagaagaaATAAGTGTTATCAACGGAGCCACTCCTGACATTGCAACTAAATCAGCTGTAACATTACCGCACCGTGAAGCTCAAAAGCTTTTTATTGTTACTGCATCAATGCTCTGAACATGCCCATAAAATAAATACTGGAAACTGAAATTGAAAGGTAGCTGCCCCACAACTTGCATGTAATGGTTAATTGCTGCTCTGAACTAAAGCCAAAATATTTTACCTTTATTAAGGGAGATTAAATATTTGATTAATGACACATCTTAAAATAAGCTGCCATAATAATTGTTTTGAACACACAAAAAAATTAAAGTATCAATGTGAGATTTCAGAAGATAACATTAAACCAATTACTCTATCGTAATGTTCAGAAATGATTGCTTGGTTTAATCTTTAGCGTTCATTTTCTCATAGGATGTTTTAAAATCACAAGGGTTCACAGTCACAAGAAATTGTTTGGCATAAGAGAGTAAGGAGCTGGGTCTCTGCATTTCCTTTTGGCTCATTAGGAACAGGGAGCATCCAATGAGTCCAACATAACTTGCATCTACAAAGTGACTTTAACTTAGTAAAatgtccgggcagcacggtggcctagtggttagcacaactgcctcacggcgctgaggtcccaggttcgatcccggctctgggtcactgtccatgtggagtttgcacgttctccccgtgtctgcgtgggtttcgcccccacaacccaaaaatgtgcagagtaggtggattggccacgctaaattgccccttaattggaaaaaataattggctaatctaaatttttaaaaaaacttagtaAAATGTCCAATGGTGCTCCACAAGAGAATTATTAAACAAAATTTATCAAGCAATTTAAGATAGTGTGAGACAGGGGGACAAAAGTTGATCAAAGAGGAGTGTCCTGAAGGAAGACACTGGGAGTGAGGCATTGAGATTCAGGGGGGAAATTCTAGAGTTTGGAGCCAAGGCAGCCAATGGTAAATcaattaaaatcaaggatgcACAAAGGGTCAAAATTGGAGGTATGCAGCGGGCTGAAGAAAGTTAGTGATAGGGAGCGGTGAGGCCATGGATGAATTTTAAAGGATGGTGCAAATTTTCAAATTGAGGTTTTGGCTTTACTGGGAGTCAAtctaggtcagcaagcacaggagtGATTGTTGAATGGAATTTGGTGTGAGTAGGATACGGGCAGGAGTTTTGGATGAGTTTAGGCCTATGTAGGATAGAAGAGAGGAAGCCGGCCAAGAGAGCAATTGGAATTGTCAAGTCTAAAAGTAACAAAAGGTAGATGAGGTTTACAACAGCAGTTAAGCTGCATCGAGGTGTTTGACGATACAAAGGTGCAACTAGGCGTTTTTTGTGATTGGATGCTCACCTCAGGGTTAAATGAACAAGGTTCAGCCTCAGACAGTTGTTAGGATGAGGGATGGCATTGGAGGCTTTGACAAGACATTGTTCCATGTTTGTCATGGAGGATTGACCTTTTCATTCGCTGGTCGCTGCTTTTCCTTCATGTCCCTCAATATCTTTATTTTTTAACACCAGATTAAatcacatttttaaatatttgaGGTGATCTGGCATTTAATGTGTCCTGGACAATCAATTTAACACATGTTTTTATCCAGAGTGGTTCGAAATATAAGATTATGTTTTCCtgtgctggggcagcatggtggcgcagtggatagcactgctgcctcacggcaccgaggtcccaggttcgatcccgctctgggtcaccgtctgtgtggagtttgcacgttctccccgtctttgcgtgggtctcacccccacaatccaaagatgtgcagggtaggtggattggccacgctaagttgccccttaattagaaaaaatgaattgcgtattctaaatttatatttttttaaatgttttccagTGCTGTATTCCCCAGTCAAAAGAGACATTCCCCTCTTCCAGTGTCAATTAATTTCAGCATTTTAAACAAGACCTGTCCAACCCCCAGCCCCTGTGACTTGCTATTTTGATCTCTGGACCTTGTGTTCAAAATACTAGTGATTTGGAAATTCTGCAAGAAGTTACTGCTCCAATCACAAGTCGTTTCACTCATGTGTTTGTTACTGAGCAGCAAAGGTGGAACAGGAACCTAATCCCTGATTGCAGAAGCAACGATCAGTGTGGTTCCGTCAGCCTCGGGCCTGAACGGAGGCGGAGTGGGGAAGGTTCCTGCCAGGgtgtgggggaaggagagaggcgCTACccagggagaggggttgggggcggccgagagagagagacccaagcaGGGGGAGAATGGAGACGGGATGAGAGAAAGATTGCTGGGTTGGAGGGGCAAACTAGAGAGACCGTATGTGTCCGGCTCACTCCCAGTCCCAGCATTCTCACTCGCCTTACCTCCACACACCAATACCCACtcacagagagtgtgtgtgtgtgagtcagtgtgagtgtgagagagtctgagtcagtgtgagtgtgagggaataAGTGTGCAAGAGAGAATAAGCACCctgacaacctttttaaaaaaaaaatgatcaatTTAATGCTTGGTCGTttatttgcttttttttgttcAGCAAGTTGCTTCTTTTCTTCATACCTCACTTTTGTTTTTTAATTCACATATACTGTTGCATCAAACCTTTTCTTTCTGAAATGTACTCATCGGTCTCTCACATGAAAAGATTGGTCAAACTGGTTTTAAACATTGCATTCCCAGCGTGATTTGATtgtacatagaatcataaaatccctacagtaccgaaggaggctgtttggcccagagtctgcaccgaccctctgaaagagcaccccacctaggcctatGACCcacactatctccataacccaataactccacctaaccattggacacaaagggataatttagaatggtcaagccacctaacctgcacatccttggactgtgggggaaaccgaaacccctgaaggaaacccacgcagacacagggggaatacaaacgccatacagtcacccaaggtcagaatcaaacccaggtccctgatgctgagaggcagcaatcCTATCGACTGTGCTTCTATGCCATCCACACCCTCTCCTGTCAAGCCAAAGGAGGTTTTGCCATGCTTTGAACTCTTaaaatttaaatggtgatagggtTGGATGTTAAATCTCTGTTATGGATGGCTATTTTTCACGATCGTGTTTACATAATTAGGtttccaatttttatttcattttctaatAGCCATATTTTCCCTGATGTTCTCTATTATTTACATTGCTGCATTTTCATTAATTCATAGTCTGTAACCAATTTGTACGGCATGCACTTGTGTGAACAACGAACACTAGTCCTTGCACTGCATGAATAATTTAAATGCACCATTTAAATGAGAGTTGTCTCCATTGGAGTACATAGAGCAACTGGCAGTCATTTCCTTGACCACCAAAGCAGCTACTGTCAAATATTAGCTTCCTTTCACGATGATGTACAACAGGCCCAACTTACAAGAGAGATGTACAAGAATTTTAGTCTAACAGTATTTAAATGAATTGTCAAGCTTTTACCCAGCATCTATTACATTCTCCTCATACCTGAACTGAATGTTAACGAGATGAGGCTGAGATCCATCTGATTGCCAATAGGTTTCCAAGTTATCATCACGTAACTGATCCACCCCAAAGCCTGTTAAAGCAATTAAAGTACCTCAGTTTGTCGCATATTTTATTTAATGGAGTCAAATGTTTCAATATGTTCAACTGATGTCTGCCTACAAGAAGAAGCCACATGTTACACTTTGAACTTTCGCAGCAGTATCTTTTAACTTTGATTCTTGACTTGATATATCTGTATATTTTGTAAATGTTCCCACAACAGAGGCAAGCTTGTAAAAAACTTTATTTAATTACATTTTCACAGTCAATTTATGTCCAAACTGTTTTACACTCCCCCACCATTTAAAACCGCCACAATTGAAAAAGCAGTTGCTTCAGCAAAGTAAAAGCGCTAACCATGTGTATTAACATCAATTTCAATTGCCAGGTATAGCATCTTGGCTATGTTTAttttggggaaaataaattgtGCCTGCTGCAATACTTTGTGAGTAAGTGAAAATATATACCCATTGGTTTTTTTTTGTATGTATATATAAAACAGTCAgggaattatatatatatatatatatatgtcgaCACTATACTCCCTTTGCAACATGCCAGAAAATAAAAGAGTGCAAAATAATACCCACAAAATATAATAAAGGTCTCATTTGTAGTTTGTAAGCTGATGTCATGCCTGATGTTGGAAGTCAGTTGTCCCATCGGTAAAGAACATGCACGTTACTATTCAGATTATGAAATATCGCTATTTAATGCTAGTTActgaaaacaaattaattggTTATTTATTTAACTTGTTATTAATGAATTCCTGTACAATTTGGTTGTTTTTGCCTAGATAATAATGATGATGAATAGTTCTTTCTTCATTCTACATCTGAGTTGGACTGGAACTAATTGGGACAAAGGCAAATGAAAAGCTAAGTGGTTTTCTAAAGACCACAACCAAACTACAGAGGTACCTGGTTTACAAGAGGATAGGGACCAAACAGCCTGTGAGCCGATCTCTCGCACTGTACCAGTTCTTTCCAGTTGCtttggatcttctccaggtggagtttTATTTGGGGTGgtcatttttctttatttttgatcTGCAATATACAAGAGAATTACAATTGAAAGAAACAGTTAATTAGAACAAAAAGGTTTCAGATcaactttttaaaatacatttgcaAATAAGATATACATACATATCAAACATTGGCCATATTTACAATGGTACCAGGAATTAGGGAGGTGGGGGCGGAATCAGAAAAGCTGGGGTTGCTGTCATTGGAACAGAGAAATTAAGAGTAgttttaatagaggtgttcaaatcaTGAAGTGCATCGATCAGGTGAATAAAGGGAAACTatttctggttactgaccctcatGCCATCAGAGGACATAatataaggtaattggcaaaaaaggCAGAGGATCGCAGATTGTAGAGCCAACAAAAATCTGATCCACAATTCTGCT includes these proteins:
- the anapc10 gene encoding anaphase-promoting complex subunit 10, with protein sequence MTTPNKTPPGEDPKQLERTGTVREIGSQAVWSLSSCKPGFGVDQLRDDNLETYWQSDGSQPHLVNIQFRRKTTVKTLCIYADYKSDESYTPSKVSVRVGNNFHDLKEMRQLELVEPSGWIHVPLTDVNKKPIRTFMIQIAVLANHQNGRDTHMRQIKVYTPVEESSIGKFPRCTTIDFMMYRCIR